The Cyanobacteriota bacterium genome contains the following window.
ACCAGAGGCAATAAAGGCCAGCGCTGCCTCCTTAGCCTTTGCTGCATCATTCCAGTCGCCAGTGTAACTAGCAGTTACCTTGATGTCGGGTTTGACAGATTTTGCCCCCAGTTCAAAGCCTCGCAGTTCTTCATCAGTAGCTTGGAAGGACTGTGCCGTGAGATAGGCCATCTTGCCCGATTTGCTGAGGGTTGCCCCAATGACACCACAAATGTAGCTAGCTTGCAAGTGATCAATCCGCAAGGATGCCATATTGGCTCCCTGAACAGCGCCATTCACCCCTACGAAGAAGGTCTTCGGAAACTGAGTAGCTACCTGCTGAATAGCAGCATCAAACTGGCCGCCATGGGCAAAGACTAGGTTGTAGCCACGACGGGCAAAATCTGATAAGGCTTCAGCTTGATCAGCTTGTCCAACTTTTTCGACGTAGGCTGTTTCGCTATTTGTCTTAGTTTTTGCGGCTGTCAGCCCTTCAAAGCCCGCTTGGTTCCACGCTTTGTCTGTAATCACACCAGGTAGCACCATGGCCACCCTGAGACTGCTAGCGCTAGTGGCAGCAGGACTAGCTGTTGGGCTACTAGCCGGAGAGCCAGAACCACTGGGTTCAGAGCTGGCACAGGCTTTTAACAGCAGACTGCTACCTAGAGCAGCAGAGCCGATCGTCAAAAACTTGCGCCTACTGTAGTTCACACGCATGAAATATCCCTCGCAGTATCACGATTGTTATGCCTTACCAGGCCATTACAGCGGGTTTTATGGCCAAAAATTGTACTGCTGACTACAACCCTTTATCTCTCAGAGTTACCAGCAGAGGTGCCATAACGCTGAAGATATTGCTGCCATAGACCTGCTAGTTCTTCTGCTTGACTGCGGGCTTCATCTTGAATCTGATACATGCGGCGAGGTCTACCCCGACCTTTAACTCGTTGCCAATAGGCCGCGATCGTTCCCTGCTCTTCCAAAAATTGCAATGCTCCGTACAGAACTGTTTCCGACAAACCATAGGCAGGATATTCAGTCGTTAGGTGCTTAACCAACTTGGATCCATAGGAGTCACCCTGCAACAGCACAGACAAAATGTAGCAAACAGCCTGCTCCCTACTGAGGTAGATAGGTGGAGGAGCCTGAAAGTAGTGATAGATATCATCAAATGTCATGGTCCGACGAGCAGTCATGGCATCCATAGGCACTAAGCTTAGGGTTCGACTTCGGCAAGAAAACAGGCTATAGATCAATCTGGTAAACTCTGTTCCTGATAGGACTCATCTTTTAGACAGTTGGTCGGAAAAACGAGAGAATTAAAGTGCGAGTGCTGGTTCTTACAACAAACCCTTGGTTAATTTGTTCATCATTCACGTCAATCGGACGTATCATACTAGTGCACTAGTAACTGATAGGTTCCTTGCATTAAACGCAGAGGCAACATCACAACTTATCTAGTGCATTACTAGCTGCCATCCCATGCAAGCTGCTACAACGATTTGCAGTATCAATGTAGTACCGACCTAGTGGAAGCTAGGTTAATCTCAAACCCATAACAGTGCTTAACGGGGCCATCTAAGAGGTGCTTCCTGTTAAGCAGCTATATAGTTACTGGTATTAGTAACCACTTTCATTCTAGACATTTAATTTCTAGATTGCCGGAGATTAATACAAGTCAACCCCGCTTGTCTATCTTATGTACAACGTACACGTCATTCACTACGATGGAATGTCAGGTAACTACGCTCCACTTCTAGCCCTATGGAAACAACTGCCAGCTTGCTAGGTCACTATGCCCCTGATTTTGAATTGCCTGGAACCGATGGTGAGGTTCATCATCTAGCTCGCTATCTAGAGCGACTACAGGCCATCTGCGTAATATTTTTGGCGAATCAGTGTCCGACAGTGCACCTGTATGTCGATCGCCTAAAGCAACTACAGACAGAGTTTGCTCCTCAAGGGTTTACCTTAATTGGCATCAACACCAATGATGTCAGCCAGTCTGTTAGTGACGATTTGGAAGGGATGAAACAGTTTGTGGCGAAAACTAATCTCAATTTTCCCTATTTACGGGATGTCACCCAGGACGTAGGCCATAGTTTTGGGGTCACCGTTACCCCCCAAGCATTTCTGCTGAACCATCGCGGTGTATTGTGCTACGGTGGCGGCATTGATGATAACCCAGAGGATGCAACAGCGGTGACAACAGCGCATCTCAAAACTGCTATTCAGCAGGTGCTAGCTGGAGAGCCAGTGACCACAGCCTGGACACCTGCGATCGGTTCGCCAGTGCTATGGCGATCGTAGGGTTAGCTGGAGGTTAGTGTTGTGACCTTAACTCCAACTCCGTGGGGAATTCTTGAAACCCTGTTTCCCTACCTGCGGGTAGCTGCGGCCTACGCCAACCATATTCAATCTCGTATTGTCGCTCGTCCTGCCAAGGATGGTTATGACAACTTTTTTGGCGCAGCCCTCAGTGATGCTGACTTATCTATTCAGACCATGGTAGAGGTGGCTCTGTTGGGGACGTTTCCTGACATTCGCTTCTATGGTGAGGAACACGAGCAGTCTTACAACACGAAATATTTTCGAGCAATTGACTTGGGTGAAAAGGATGACTATCTAGTGACATTGGATCCGATCGATGGTACCCAGTCCTACCTAGATGGACATAGTAATTACCAAATTATTCTAACCGTGTTGAACCGGGATGAGTTTGAAGCGGCAATTGCGATTACCCCAGCCCAGGGTACCTATTACTATGCCTTGCGAGGTAAGGGATGTTGGCAGGGGACTCTGGACGATGGCCTGGAGTCGGCACAGCCGCTCAGGGTAGGGACGATCGGCAATACAGTATTGCTGGGTTGGGGCATGGAAGCCCTAGCACTGACTCTACAAGAGCATTACCACGTAATCGACATAGCCACATCCTATTCCACGATGGTGCAAATTCCCAATGTCAATGGCATGTTGAGCGGTGAGTTGGCTGGGGCAGTCATCCGAGCAGGCAAGTTTATTGATGGCGCTGCTATAGCATTCTTGGCCGAAGAAGCAGGGGCGATCGTCACCACCCTGACTGGAGAGCCGCCACCACCGCTATACACCTGTCAAAACTATGAGCGTCCAGGTTTGGTCATTGCTGCTTCACCCACTGTGCATGAGCATCTGCTAGCAGCCGCCCGCCAAGTTATTCCCTAAAGCTGTCTCAGAATTTTGAGGGCTTCATCTACGTGGGCTTGGAAGTTCAGTTGAGAGTCAAAGATGTGACGAACAATTCCCTCTTTGTCGATAACGTAGGTAACACGCCCTGGCAAAATCCATAGCGTTGCAGGCACACCATACTGCTTACGCACCTTGTCGCCGCTATCGCTCACCAGGATAAAGGGCAGATTGTATTTACTAGCAAACTTTTGGTGAGACTCTGGCGAGTCGCCGCTAATGCCAATTACCTCGGCACCTACTTGCTTGAACACTTCATAGCTGTCACGAAACGCACAGGACTCTGCGGTGCAGCCTGGGGTGTCATCCTTGGGGTAAAAGTAGAGCACAACAGCCTGCTTGCCTCGAAAGTCTGACAGAGAAACGGGTGCCCCGGTTTGTGAGGTCAGGGTAAAGTCTGGAGCGCGATCGCCTACTTTCACAGCACTAGTATTCGTTTGCATGGTGATTGAACATGAATGACAATTGGCGCTAGCCATTGAGCCAGCGATAGGTATTTCGATCGCCATTCTATCCTGAAGCATTACGAACTGTGAAGCAGAGTGTTCCGTGATCCAAACTCTGTGACAGGCTATATCAGTCTAAGGTATGGGATAGCCAAGGCCAAACGATAGCGTGAGTGCACAGTCCCCAAAAATTCTGGTCGTATTAAATGGTAAAGGCGGTGTGGGCAAGACTACCACAGCGGTTAACATAGCTGCTATTTTGGCGGAGCAGGCACCAACCTTGCTAGTAGACGCTGATCCCCAAGCATCGGCTACATGGTGGGTAGGGCGCAGTCCAGATGGTATGGGGTTTGACATTACCCGTGAAGCTGATCCGACCTTGCTGAGTCAGTTGCGGCAGGTATCTGGGTATGCCACGATCGTTGTTGATACACCACCCGCCCTAGGGTCAGATGCCTTAGCTGCGGTAGTTCCTGCGGCTGACTATTTACTCTTACCCACGCCGCCTGCACCCATGGACTTGACTGCCTTGATTGAAACCGTCAAACGGGCAGTGATTCCAGCAGGGGTTGCCCATCGAGTTCTACTAACCAAGGTAGATCCCCGTAGTTTGGCCGAGGCCCTAGAAGCACAAAATACTCTGATGTCATTGGGAATTCGAGCTTGTCAGGCGTTTATTCGAGCGTATAAGGCCCACGAGCGAGCATCCCTAGAAGGGTTGCCTATCATCCAGTGGCGAGGCAGCAATGGGCGAGAAGCTGAGGCGGACTATCGCCGGGTTGTCGATGAAATTCAGCAAGATTGGAGGCAGTAATGGCACGCAAACGATTAGGTGATTTGTTGCGAGAAGAGGCTCAGAAACCTTTAAGGGATTCCTCTGCTAGAGCTACGGACAACGGGCACGCTCTGTCTACCAGTGCTGAGGCAACCATTGACCCAGCGATGCCAAGCCCCCCCACTGCTGATGAGCCGAAGTCAACCAATCGTCGCCGGGGAGCGAACAAATCAACGTCAACATCTAAGGCAACGTTGTCTACCACAGTGACAACAGAGGCAACGATCGCCGAATTACAAGCCGCCCTGAAAGCAGCCCAAGACCGCGAAAATGGCTATCAACAGACGATCGCTACCCTAGAGGCCACCATTCAACGCCTGCAAGCCGACATGGCCCAACTAGACACCATCAAAGCAGCCTTGTCAGAAAGTCAAGCTGCCCAACAACAGGCTGATGAGGCGCTGGCAGCCACCAAGGCAGAATTATCGCAAACCCAGACAGCCTTAGCCCAAGCAGAAGCAGCCCTAAAAGAACTGGCAACCCTGAAGCAGGTCGTGCGCCAAGTTACTCAGCAAAACGCCGACCTAGAGCAGCGTCTCCAGCAACTCACCGCTGAGCAACCAGCCTCATCCACCCTTACTACTAGAACCTATCGGTTGCCCACTGATCAGCCTAGCCCTCGACTTTCCAATGCTGAGTTGGGCTGGGTAGATTAGGTCACTGCAACGGGTGAATGCTTCTGAAGAGGAAATCCTAACGCTTCTCGTTGCTTCAGATAGAGGATTGCCGTTTGCCGGGCAAGGTTGCGGATGCGACCAATGTAGCGAGTCCTTTCTGTAACGGCAATCACACCTCTGGCATCCAGGAGGTTAAAGGTGTGGGAGCACTTCAATACGTAGTCCAATGCTGGAGTCACTAAGCCCCGA
Protein-coding sequences here:
- a CDS encoding ParA family protein, with product MSAQSPKILVVLNGKGGVGKTTTAVNIAAILAEQAPTLLVDADPQASATWWVGRSPDGMGFDITREADPTLLSQLRQVSGYATIVVDTPPALGSDALAAVVPAADYLLLPTPPAPMDLTALIETVKRAVIPAGVAHRVLLTKVDPRSLAEALEAQNTLMSLGIRACQAFIRAYKAHERASLEGLPIIQWRGSNGREAEADYRRVVDEIQQDWRQ
- a CDS encoding glycine--tRNA ligase subunit alpha; amino-acid sequence: SIEITYGLERLTMYLQEVNAFTAIRWNDQITYGDVHLQGEIEQSTYNFEASNPEMLFTLFGLYEQEAKQLVDRGLVTPALDYVLKCSHTFNLLDARGVIAVTERTRYIGRIRNLARQTAILYLKQREALGFPLQKHSPVAVT
- a CDS encoding thioredoxin family protein, which translates into the protein METTASLLGHYAPDFELPGTDGEVHHLARYLERLQAICVIFLANQCPTVHLYVDRLKQLQTEFAPQGFTLIGINTNDVSQSVSDDLEGMKQFVAKTNLNFPYLRDVTQDVGHSFGVTVTPQAFLLNHRGVLCYGGGIDDNPEDATAVTTAHLKTAIQQVLAGEPVTTAWTPAIGSPVLWRS
- a CDS encoding peroxiredoxin, with the translated sequence MQTNTSAVKVGDRAPDFTLTSQTGAPVSLSDFRGKQAVVLYFYPKDDTPGCTAESCAFRDSYEVFKQVGAEVIGISGDSPESHQKFASKYNLPFILVSDSGDKVRKQYGVPATLWILPGRVTYVIDKEGIVRHIFDSQLNFQAHVDEALKILRQL
- a CDS encoding PadR family transcriptional regulator; translation: MTFDDIYHYFQAPPPIYLSREQAVCYILSVLLQGDSYGSKLVKHLTTEYPAYGLSETVLYGALQFLEEQGTIAAYWQRVKGRGRPRRMYQIQDEARSQAEELAGLWQQYLQRYGTSAGNSER
- a CDS encoding BMP family protein, whose translation is MRVNYSRRKFLTIGSAALGSSLLLKACASSEPSGSGSPASSPTASPAATSASSLRVAMVLPGVITDKAWNQAGFEGLTAAKTKTNSETAYVEKVGQADQAEALSDFARRGYNLVFAHGGQFDAAIQQVATQFPKTFFVGVNGAVQGANMASLRIDHLQASYICGVIGATLSKSGKMAYLTAQSFQATDEELRGFELGAKSVKPDIKVTASYTGDWNDAAKAKEAALAFIASGNDVIYQWLDAASPAVLETAQEKGILAFGNTVDQLDIAPKAVLTSAVKRIDLAIAYIAELAAKGTLKGEIYTLGLDQAEILYLGKFGAAVPDELQKKAMTIKEAIVSKKLSFEPCQEAGKDTRCVKGSV
- a CDS encoding inositol monophosphatase family protein; amino-acid sequence: MTLTPTPWGILETLFPYLRVAAAYANHIQSRIVARPAKDGYDNFFGAALSDADLSIQTMVEVALLGTFPDIRFYGEEHEQSYNTKYFRAIDLGEKDDYLVTLDPIDGTQSYLDGHSNYQIILTVLNRDEFEAAIAITPAQGTYYYALRGKGCWQGTLDDGLESAQPLRVGTIGNTVLLGWGMEALALTLQEHYHVIDIATSYSTMVQIPNVNGMLSGELAGAVIRAGKFIDGAAIAFLAEEAGAIVTTLTGEPPPPLYTCQNYERPGLVIAASPTVHEHLLAAARQVIP